ATCGCGCGTCAGGATCCACTTGCCAGGCACCAGGTCACCGGTCATATAGGCCTCGATCAGCGAGCGTGTGCGCGGTTCGGACAGACGCATGTTTCTGCGCTCGCCGGCATCGGCAATAAAGACCGTCATCGCCTCCAACTGACTGGTGCTGGTGTCGGGGAAGACCTTCAGCAGTTCCCGCACGGCGAGCGCCCGACGCGTCGGCAACGGTGTACTGGCGATCCTGAACGAGCGTGCCGCGTGCCGACGTTGCCGACCGAACAGCTCCGACGCCTTTTTAATCTCCTGCTCCGAGTGTTCGCCCTGGGGCCTTTCGGGGATCACCCCATTGAGTACCGCCCAGTCCAGCAGCACGCTGAGGCCCCGCCCCTGCATCAGCGTGCGTTGCTCATCGGACAACGGTGTGAGCGTTGTCAGCGCGCTGACCTGCTGTTCATCCATCGCCCTGGATGTGCCCGGCGCCACCGCTTCGGCCATGGCGCAACCCAAGCGCAATTCCATCCAGGCAGGTGTGCCGATTCTGATCGCGTCAGGCACCTCACGCACCAGGAATTCGGGGGCGCTACGCGCCAGCCCCACGTGAGCCACCAGCACCGCAACCTTGGGATCAAGATGTTTGATGTCGCGCAGGTACGCTTCCAGATCGCTGCGCACTTCATTCAGGGTGCGCCCGGCGTTGGCGGGCTGGTAGAGCGCGTAACCGGCGACTGTGCCAGCAGGCCCCTGCAGCGCGGCCGCCAGTTGCGCGCCGAACGCCATGGCGTCAGGACTTTTAGCGAGGTTGTCCAGATGGAGCTCGGTGTTGTGACGCAGCGTCTCGGGCGTGTGCGTGGCCAGCGTCGTGAGAGGTTGGCCTGCGAGCTCGCCGGGCGCGCCTGGGATCAGGGCCGCGTAGTCTCCCAGGGCCGGCGCCGGCGGCAATGCCGTGCGCAACCATTGAATGGCATGGCGCGTCTGCGCGACTGTGCCTGGAGTGCCGAGCCCCTTGAGTTGCAACAATTGGGCGACGTTGTGTCTCGGATGCTCCCCTATGCCTTGGGCTGACGCCGGCGATACCTGGATCGCCAGCGTTGACCAGTCGCAGCGGCTGTTCTCCGACAAGCCCTGCACCTGTTGCTCCAGCAGGGTTGCCAGGTAGGCGCGTTCATCCAGGTCACTGACCAGCTGTTTGACCGCCAGGACCGCTGCGGGCACGTGCGGCGATAACGTCAGGCCGTCCTTGAGCACGCGTGCCGTGAGCGCCTGCGCATTCTCGGCGGGATTGAGCCCGTAGGCCTGTAAAACCACGTGCAGCGGTACGCGCAGTTCACCGGACGCGAGATGGGGCAGGCCCTGGTCTGCCGGGTCGAGAAGATCACGCATCGCCCGCAGATGGCGGGAGGCCTGCCACCAACCGCTGTCGTCGGTGGTGCTGAACGTTGCCCGCGTGCGTGCGCCCTCATGGGTGGTAAAGCCCTCAACGCCATGCCTGCGCAACGTCAGCGTCTCGGTTGGCAGCCCTTTGTTCAAGAACCATTGCTGAGTCTGCGGCTGGTCGAGCAACCGGCGATAGATCGTCAATAGGCCCGCCACGCTGCTGCTTTCGGGAATGCTCAGGCTGGTCTGGCCGCTGCTCAGGGCCGTCGCCAGCCGCGCCGCCAGGTCGGCATCACCGGCGCGGGTATCGGTGTGTTCGCCTGACGATACCGGCAGGGTCCAGGCAGGCCCGGGAATCGCCGGCGGTTCGGCGGCGGTCGAGCGCCGCGAACGAAAATGTACGGGTGCCGTCGGCACCGGCACAGGTGAAGCGGGAATAAAAAGAATGTCTGTCAGGCGTGAGTGGTTGGATATCGGTAGCACGCAGTCGTCCTCTTTCTGGCTGATTCCATGAAGGGAAAAGCCGTGCCTCCTTGAACGGTCGGGAGGCACTGTAGAGAGACGACAGACAGAGCGACTGTAAGGCGGGTCTTAAACACCCGCTGATTTCGACAGCGAAGCAGCCGGGATTTAGAGAATCCGGTACAGCAACCGCTCGATCCGCACCCGGCTGACTCGGCGCAGAAATTTGCCGACCGCCTCGGGGTAGTCCGGCAGTGTCTGCAACTGCTGGTAACCCTCGATCCGCGTGGTGTGCTCGAAGATCTGCGCCAGCTCGGACGCACGCGGCGCCAGCCACTGGCCTTGAGGATCGTCGATCAGCAACGCGTTCTCCAGGTCGAGGCGGAATGCGCGGGGGTTGAGGTTGTTGCCGGTGAGCAAGGTGTAGCGCTCATCGACCCACATGCCCTTGAGGTGGTAAGTGTTGTCGCCATCGCGCCACAAGTGCAGGTTCAGTTGGCCGCTGTCGATCATCGGCTGATGACGCTTGGCGAAGCGGCGCAGGCTGATTTCGTACAGATAAGGCAACGCAGCGATCACCTTGAACGGCTCGCTGGTCGGGATGTAGAAGTCGTTGGCGGTCTTGTCGCCGACAATGATGTCGATCTTCACGCCACGGGCCAGGGCGCGGTTGATTTCGCGGGTCACCGGCAGCGGCAGATTGAAATAGGGCGTGCAGATGGTCAGTTGCCGTTGGGCGCCGGCGATCAGTTCCAGGATCACCCGGCTCAACGGGTTGTTCTTGCCCACGCCCAGCAGCGGGCTGACCGACAACTGCCCATTGGATAGCTGCCCCGCCGTGGTGTCATAGGCTGCGTGTTTGAGGCGACTGCGCAGGTCGCCGATGTCGTTGCGCAGGCTGCGGGTCGTCGGCGGGTTCGGCAGGTCGAGGCGATGCACCGCCTTGGACGCCACCAGCCCGTGTTCCACCAGGTGCTGCATGGAGTCGGCCAGCGGCTTGCTGTGGATCAGGTGGTAACGGTCAAACCGGTACTTATCGAATTTGTGCAGGTAGACGTTGTTCAGGCTGGCACCGCTGTACAGCACCGTGT
The sequence above is drawn from the Pseudomonas quebecensis genome and encodes:
- the pssA gene encoding CDP-diacylglycerol--serine O-phosphatidyltransferase → MPSFFKRSLLPKLRGFPLTPDAIDVLSGAAEFRRCLLENIAQATRRIYIVALYLQHDEAGQEIYDALHAAKAARPELEVVVVVDWLRAQRGLIGAGKQPGNSAWYQAMTQAHDSEVPVYGVPVQTRELFGVLHLKGFVIDDTVLYSGASLNNVYLHKFDKYRFDRYHLIHSKPLADSMQHLVEHGLVASKAVHRLDLPNPPTTRSLRNDIGDLRSRLKHAAYDTTAGQLSNGQLSVSPLLGVGKNNPLSRVILELIAGAQRQLTICTPYFNLPLPVTREINRALARGVKIDIIVGDKTANDFYIPTSEPFKVIAALPYLYEISLRRFAKRHQPMIDSGQLNLHLWRDGDNTYHLKGMWVDERYTLLTGNNLNPRAFRLDLENALLIDDPQGQWLAPRASELAQIFEHTTRIEGYQQLQTLPDYPEAVGKFLRRVSRVRIERLLYRIL